From Nicotiana tabacum cultivar K326 chromosome 15, ASM71507v2, whole genome shotgun sequence, the proteins below share one genomic window:
- the LOC107795249 gene encoding uncharacterized protein At1g76660, whose protein sequence is MGSEQNRFPQQQGPPLPSRRKRWGGCLGGLSCFGRQKGGKRIVPSSRIPEANSLPNQQNVPQAGGLNNQTAALLAPPSSPASFSNSALPSTAQSPSCFLSSNSPGGPSNAMFATGPYAHETQLVSPPVFSNFTTEPSTAPFTPPPELAHLTTPSSPDVPFARFLSSSVNVKATDKTNYTGANDLQATYSLYPGSPASTLRSPVSRVSGDCLSSSYVERELPQLDPSLPSSEAKHPGPDSSTSKLSQDSNFFCPATFAQFYIDHSLFPHSGGRLSVSKESDAYSNNGNGHQSRQNKPCKQDAEEVEAYRASFGFSADEIVTTTQYVEISDVALDDPFSMIPFTKPREEETILTMSTAEGTKGGNISNMASPQHCKSGINHFETGYCVKDHMSPKQSVDVFKQVEPAKHAMSDDEGIFSKLGTLRLSRKYDPGLSSSDAEIDYRRGRSLRERKGNIAW, encoded by the exons ATGGGGTCAGAGCAGAATAGATTTCCGCAGCAGCAAGGACCGCCACTTCCTTCTCGG CGTAAACGATGGGGAGGATGTTTGGGAGGATTGTCTTGTTTCGGAAGACAAAAAGGTGGAAAGCGTATAGTACCTTCATCTCGTATTCCCGAGGCCAATTCACTACCAAATCAGCAGAATGTACCCCAAGCTGGTGGGTTGAATAATCAGACTGCAGCTCTTTTAGCTCCACCATCGTCACCAGCATCCTTTTCGAATTCAGCGCTCCCTTCGACAGCTCAATCACCAAGCTGTTTTTTATCTAGTAATTCACCAGGTGGTCCTTCAAATGCTATGTTTGCCACTGGTCCATATGCTCATGAGACACAGTTGGTATCCCCTCCTGTATTCTCAAACTTCACCACTGAGCCATCTACTGCTCCTTTCACACCTCCGCCTGAGTTGGCCCACCTGACTACTCCCTCTTCCCCAGATGTGCCTTTCGCTCGGTTCCTCTCCTCTTCGGTGAATGTTAAAGCCACAGACAAGACTAACTACACTGGTGCTAATGATCTTCAAGCTACGTACTCTCTATATCCAGGGAGTCCTGCTAGTACTCTCAGATCCCCTGTTTCGAGGGTGTCAGGTGATTGCCTGTCATCGTCTTATGTTGAAAGGGAACTTCCTCAGTTGGATCCTTCTCTTCCTTCATCCGAGGCCAAGCATCCAGGCCCTGATTCAAGCACCTCAAAGTTGTCTCAAGATTCAAATTTCTTCTGTCCAGCTACATTTGCCCAATTTTACATCGACCATTCTTTATTTCCTCATTCTGGTGGAAGGCTGAGCGTTTCCAAAGAATCTGATGCTTATTCAAATAACGGGAATGGCCATCAGAGTAGGCAGAACAAACCCTGTAAACAAGATGCAGAGGAAGTAGAAGCTTACAGAGCGTCCTTTGGATTCAGTGCTGATGAGATTGTTACTACAACACAGTATGTGGAGATTTCTGATGTTGCATTAGATGATCCCTTTAGCATGATCCCTTTTACGAAGCCCCGAGAAGAGGAAACTATATTAACTATGTCAACAGCTGAGGGAACAAAAGGAGGGAATATCTCTAATATGGCATCTCCTCAGCACTGCAAATCAGGGATAAATCATTTCGAAACTGGCTATTGCGTGAAAG ATCATATGTCACCAAAGCAATCTGTAGATGTTTTTAAGCAAGTTGAACCTGCTAAGCATGCTATGAGTGACGATGAAGGCATCTTCTCCAAACTGGGAACTTTGAGACTCAGTCGGAAATATGACCCTGGTTTGTCAAGCTCTGATGCGGAGATAGACTACAGGAGAGGAAGAAGCCTGCGAGAAAGAAAAGGCAATATTGCATGGTAG
- the LOC107819206 gene encoding uncharacterized protein LOC107819206 yields MLSLSSSLVSFGGIAKPISAPISLQCQYKPLRTTINNPSDSMASSVAPKWAQKTVTLPPQRRGCHLVTSKILKEIGQEMAGFKCGLAHLFLQHTSASLTINENYDSDVRDDTETFLNRVVPEGISAPWKHTLEGPDDMPAHIKSSMFGCTLTIPITDGKLNMGTWQGIWLCEHRDAATPRRIVITLNGM; encoded by the exons ATGCTGTCTCTCTCGTCCTCTTTGGTATCGTTCGGTGGAATTGCAAAGCCTATTTCGGCGCCGATCAGTTTACAGTGTCAGTATAAACCTTTGAGAACGACAATTAACAATCCCTCTGATTCCATGGCATCTTCAGTTGCCCCAAAATGGGCTCAAAAAACTGTGACTCTTCCTCCTCAAAGGCGGGGCTGTCATCTTGTTACATCCAAG ATTTTGAAGGAAATTGGTCAAGAGATGGCAGGCTTCAAATGTGGCCTTGCTCATCTTTTTC TGCAGCATACAAGTGCTTCTTTGACCATAAATGAAAACTACGACTCAGATGTTCGAGATGATACAGAAACATTTCTTAATAGGGTTGTCCCAGAG GGGATATCTGCACCGTGGAAACATACTCTTGAGG GGCCAGATGACATGCCTGCTCACATTAAGTCATCTATGTTTGGCTGCACGCTCAC GATTCCAATCACAGACGGAAAGCTAAACATGGGAACCTGGCAG GGCATTTGGTTGTGTGAGCACCGTGATGCGGCTACCCCTCGCAGAATTGTGATCACCCTTAATGGCATGTGA